One genomic window of Hymenobacter sp. J193 includes the following:
- a CDS encoding DUF5615 family PIN-like protein: MSSGLRLLVDAQLPKRLAHWLTTEAGCDCLHTLDLPEANYTPDGAISNLSMQEQRVVISKDADFVNTFLLHGKPHKLLLVSTGNITTNDLLALFQQHWPAIASALHQYSYLELTRLQLLIHQ; the protein is encoded by the coding sequence GTGAGCAGCGGGCTGCGGCTCCTGGTAGATGCCCAGCTGCCGAAGCGGCTGGCTCATTGGTTAACTACCGAAGCAGGCTGCGATTGTCTGCATACGCTGGATTTGCCCGAGGCCAACTATACCCCTGATGGTGCCATCAGCAACCTGTCGATGCAGGAGCAACGGGTAGTTATCAGCAAAGACGCAGACTTTGTGAATACCTTTCTACTGCACGGTAAGCCGCATAAGCTACTGCTGGTATCAACCGGCAACATCACCACCAACGACCTGTTAGCGTTGTTTCAACAGCACTGGCCGGCCATAGCATCCGCACTTCATCAATATTCTTACCTCGAGCTAACCCGGTTGCAGTTACTTATTCATCAGTAA
- a CDS encoding SRPBCC domain-containing protein encodes MKKTRFSTTIQAPKEKVWRVLWDDSSYSLWTEPFSPGSRAITDWQEGSKVVFTASDEGGMYSVIEKKIPNEFMSFKHLGELKDGQEQPWDAKNQDWAGALENYTLTETDGATTLLVEIDIAEDHQPYFEEAFPQALAKVKALAEQ; translated from the coding sequence ATGAAAAAGACCCGCTTTTCCACCACCATTCAGGCCCCCAAAGAAAAAGTCTGGCGCGTACTCTGGGACGACAGTTCCTACAGCCTCTGGACCGAGCCCTTCAGCCCCGGCTCCCGCGCCATTACCGACTGGCAGGAAGGCAGCAAGGTGGTCTTCACCGCTTCCGACGAAGGCGGTATGTACAGCGTGATTGAGAAAAAAATCCCCAACGAGTTTATGTCCTTCAAGCACCTGGGCGAACTAAAAGATGGCCAGGAGCAGCCGTGGGACGCTAAAAACCAGGACTGGGCGGGGGCGTTGGAAAACTACACTCTAACTGAAACCGACGGCGCCACCACCCTGCTCGTGGAGATAGACATAGCGGAAGATCATCAGCCATACTTTGAGGAGGCTTTTCCCCAGGCCCTGGCCAAAGTGAAGGCACTTGCCGAACAATAA
- a CDS encoding barstar family protein, with protein MTLDLTGIRTKADLHYLFKEALGFPEWYGVSWDAFWDSATAIVEMPPVLELSNWQEFAAHCPHDMQILRQVMQDYALEMAPKRIVLAGEN; from the coding sequence ATGACGCTTGACCTGACCGGCATTCGTACCAAAGCCGATCTGCACTATCTTTTTAAGGAGGCGCTGGGCTTCCCGGAGTGGTACGGAGTGAGCTGGGACGCTTTCTGGGATTCGGCTACGGCCATTGTGGAGATGCCGCCGGTACTGGAACTCAGCAACTGGCAGGAATTTGCCGCGCACTGCCCCCACGATATGCAGATTCTGCGGCAGGTGATGCAGGACTACGCCCTGGAAATGGCCCCGAAGCGCATTGTGCTGGCGGGCGAAAACTGA
- a CDS encoding GAF domain-containing protein: protein MRLTAKLFGVPIALVSLVEENSVWFKANFGLADAERVARNQSICSMAILQDETTIYEDLRARPCHLTDPVVAESLDLRFYAGHPLHTASGDAIGALCIIDRQPRTLSLGEQARLQALAAVVMKMLDLRLALRQQPAQASATWLQLYHHLDQSLTRLDTLSELIRWEASPTSLTALDYQRSIEEEAGLVTRLLDRHTTAALHALEH, encoded by the coding sequence GTGCGCCTCACGGCTAAGCTGTTTGGGGTGCCCATTGCGCTGGTGTCGTTGGTGGAAGAGAATAGCGTGTGGTTTAAGGCCAACTTTGGGCTGGCCGACGCCGAGCGGGTAGCCCGCAACCAGAGCATCTGCTCCATGGCCATTCTGCAGGACGAAACCACCATCTACGAGGACCTGCGTGCCCGGCCCTGTCATCTCACTGACCCCGTCGTAGCCGAGTCGCTGGATCTGCGCTTCTACGCCGGCCACCCGCTGCACACTGCCTCCGGCGACGCCATTGGGGCCTTGTGCATTATCGACCGCCAACCGCGCACCCTTTCCCTGGGCGAGCAGGCCCGCCTGCAGGCGCTGGCCGCCGTGGTGATGAAGATGCTGGATCTGCGCCTGGCCCTCCGCCAGCAGCCCGCCCAGGCCAGTGCCACCTGGCTGCAGCTCTACCACCACCTGGATCAGTCGCTCACGCGGCTGGATACCCTGAGTGAGCTGATTCGCTGGGAAGCCTCCCCTACCTCACTCACGGCCCTGGACTACCAGCGCTCCATTGAGGAAGAGGCTGGGCTGGTGACCCGCCTGCTGGACCGGCATACTACGGCCGCCCTGCATGCCCTGGAGCACTAA
- a CDS encoding CPBP family intramembrane glutamic endopeptidase, which yields MQTLVAPPPSPFVRAFAASWFRFTWKTGAGLVAVFTLVRFALVLHANITQSYQLVAFIFVAMVLLPFVVLTRAGRQKIGWVMPTRWSGMLLGAALGAGSCAALFYLTTFLFGVGEGNSLAYVARSYGNIAQQLNEHNRLTSFLIFSGPSMVFSPIGEELFYRGLVHECFAGRLGQRGAAVADSAAFALVHLAHFGFIYAGTGAGWRFLPGPALVWVVALFGTCLLFSVARRRSGSVVGAMVAHALFNLTMNYFIFYHLL from the coding sequence ATGCAAACCCTGGTAGCCCCGCCCCCGAGCCCCTTCGTCAGAGCATTTGCCGCGAGCTGGTTTCGCTTTACCTGGAAGACGGGCGCCGGGCTGGTAGCCGTATTCACTCTGGTGCGCTTTGCCTTGGTGCTGCATGCTAACATCACCCAGAGCTACCAGCTGGTGGCGTTTATTTTCGTGGCCATGGTGCTGCTGCCATTCGTGGTACTGACCCGGGCCGGCCGCCAAAAAATAGGGTGGGTGATGCCCACGCGCTGGAGTGGTATGCTCCTGGGTGCGGCCCTGGGCGCGGGAAGCTGCGCGGCGCTGTTTTACCTCACTACTTTCCTCTTCGGCGTGGGCGAGGGCAACAGCCTGGCTTACGTTGCCCGCTCCTACGGCAACATAGCCCAGCAGCTGAACGAGCACAACCGCCTGACCTCCTTCCTGATTTTCTCGGGACCCAGCATGGTGTTCAGCCCCATCGGGGAAGAGCTGTTCTACCGGGGGCTGGTGCACGAGTGCTTTGCGGGCCGCCTGGGCCAGCGCGGGGCAGCTGTGGCTGACAGCGCCGCGTTTGCGCTGGTGCATCTGGCACACTTTGGGTTTATATATGCCGGAACGGGCGCGGGTTGGCGCTTTCTGCCCGGTCCGGCGCTGGTGTGGGTAGTAGCTTTATTTGGTACCTGCCTGCTGTTCTCGGTGGCCCGGCGCCGCAGCGGCTCGGTGGTGGGTGCCATGGTGGCGCACGCCCTGTTCAACCTCACCATGAACTACTTTATCTTCTATCACCTGCTCTGA
- a CDS encoding carboxypeptidase-like regulatory domain-containing protein: MALTTNPFHPVSGELLPGYRDAYLRGDLSGSNADLVDAYLKANPSQNDAALRRFQTLRANGHDVRPVGWIQHQFQLMRTEPKRFRQRAASILVVGALISGAVLAGNKLPADANTPAALSATTLASTEANLSLPAEATEAAAAAKMVSIVKGRILDENGRPLIGATVLDKVSGRAVTTNAQGTYTLALPANQTSRLQFGYGGYGEEEMQVKGHSVQNVTLLPRTDEVAQVKVKKRHWWRF; the protein is encoded by the coding sequence ATGGCATTAACTACTAACCCATTTCATCCGGTATCCGGGGAGCTTCTGCCCGGGTACCGCGATGCCTATCTACGAGGAGACTTATCGGGTAGCAACGCTGATCTGGTCGACGCTTACCTGAAAGCTAACCCCTCGCAAAACGACGCCGCGCTGCGGCGTTTCCAGACCCTGCGCGCCAACGGCCACGATGTACGGCCGGTAGGATGGATTCAACACCAGTTTCAGCTGATGCGCACCGAGCCGAAACGCTTCCGTCAGCGGGCTGCTTCTATCCTCGTGGTAGGCGCCCTTATCAGTGGAGCGGTGCTGGCCGGCAACAAGCTGCCCGCCGATGCCAACACTCCGGCTGCATTGTCGGCTACCACGCTGGCCTCTACGGAAGCAAATCTTTCGTTGCCCGCCGAGGCTACGGAAGCTGCTGCCGCGGCCAAAATGGTATCCATCGTCAAAGGCCGCATTCTCGACGAGAACGGCCGGCCCCTGATTGGGGCTACGGTGCTGGATAAAGTAAGCGGCCGGGCCGTGACTACCAACGCTCAGGGCACCTATACCCTGGCACTGCCAGCCAACCAGACCTCGCGCCTGCAGTTTGGCTACGGGGGCTACGGCGAAGAGGAAATGCAGGTAAAAGGCCACAGCGTACAAAATGTAACCCTGCTGCCCCGCACCGATGAAGTAGCCCAGGTGAAAGTAAAAAAGCGCCATTGGTGGCGCTTCTAA
- a CDS encoding SDR family oxidoreductase, which translates to MAHNTQTALITGSTSGIGRELANCFAQDKYNLILVGRDQHTLDATAQEVRQEYGVEVTTIVKDLFQRQAPFEVYDQVKASGKQVDVLVNDAGQGQYGTFDTTDINRELDIVQLNIGAYLVLTKLYLQEMKARNEGRILLVGSIAGELPGPLQAVYHGTKAFINSWVESIQEENKDSNVTITNLLPGLTDTDFFNKADMTRAKNVAEGSKADPAEVAKDGYKALMAGERKVVSGFLNKVQVTTSNVLPDALVAANVHKQSAPIDGDESAK; encoded by the coding sequence ATGGCACATAACACCCAAACGGCTCTGATTACGGGCAGCACCAGCGGTATTGGCCGCGAGCTGGCCAACTGCTTTGCGCAGGATAAGTACAACCTCATTCTCGTCGGCCGCGACCAGCACACGCTGGATGCCACAGCTCAGGAAGTTCGGCAAGAGTACGGCGTAGAAGTAACCACCATTGTGAAGGACCTGTTTCAGCGGCAGGCTCCCTTCGAGGTATACGACCAGGTGAAAGCCTCCGGCAAGCAGGTAGATGTGCTGGTAAACGACGCCGGCCAGGGCCAGTATGGCACCTTCGATACCACCGACATCAACCGCGAGCTGGATATTGTGCAGCTCAACATCGGGGCTTATCTGGTGCTCACGAAGCTGTATCTGCAGGAAATGAAAGCCCGCAACGAAGGCAGGATTCTGCTGGTAGGCAGCATTGCGGGCGAACTGCCCGGTCCGCTCCAGGCCGTATATCATGGTACTAAGGCCTTCATCAACTCCTGGGTGGAATCGATTCAGGAGGAAAACAAGGACAGCAACGTTACCATCACCAACCTGCTGCCCGGCCTCACGGATACCGACTTTTTCAACAAGGCCGATATGACGCGGGCCAAAAACGTTGCCGAAGGCAGCAAGGCGGATCCGGCCGAGGTGGCCAAGGACGGCTACAAAGCCCTGATGGCCGGGGAGCGGAAAGTTGTTTCCGGCTTCCTGAACAAAGTGCAGGTGACGACCAGCAACGTGCTGCCCGACGCGCTGGTAGCCGCCAACGTCCACAAGCAAAGCGCGCCAATCGACGGCGACGAAAGCGCCAAGTAG
- a CDS encoding carboxy terminal-processing peptidase, with amino-acid sequence MALFRSSLGLFSAVLPGFLLLLPGSFASSSGTPDDLPPQKKEVLVGIVTQGLTMAHVQPEQINDEFSRRVFTLYLKRLDGGKRFLLQPDIAQLKRFETTIDDEVKQGKHGFLDLSTQLINQRQQEVQVLYRELLAQPFEFTAAETFETEPDKLPYAADAAARRDRWRRLLKYQTMQRLSELMDTQNRQQTKSLASAKAKPSEATLSTAPRTPAQLEADARKQVLKYYDEWFSDLRQEDEADRLSGYTNAIANTFDPHSEYFAPKDKTNFDLALTGRLEGTGAQLSEKDGQVVVAAIVAGSASYRQGELKVGDIIQRVAQGAGEPVAVEGLRMDKVVQLIRGPKGSEVRLTVKKPDASIKVISIIRDVVVIEETYAQSAVINDKGKKLGYIMLPSFYADFNNNGGRNSAQDVSNELDKLKQAGVQGVVLDLRFNGGGSLPDATRMAGLFMASGPMVQVKSRQGEASLLKDPDPKVQYDGPLVVLVNRYSASASEILAGAIQDYKRGVIMGNTTYGKGTVQRVVELDDMLNADFNKLKPLGSLKLTVQKYYRVNGSSTQFKGVTPDIMVPDAYSTLADGEQDTDFPLPWDEIAPAPYQPWAAAPPMARLAGASQQRVGANPSFKLLTETVQTMAQRRKNTQVSLSLADYRAEQQKAQATNEKLKQLQQQAPTLAVSSSILTPVAADSSRINRFLKPLRKDLTLQEAVAVLHDEM; translated from the coding sequence ATGGCGTTATTTCGTTCCTCGTTGGGCTTGTTCTCGGCCGTGCTGCCGGGCTTTCTGCTGCTTCTGCCCGGCAGCTTCGCCTCTTCTTCCGGCACGCCCGACGACCTCCCGCCCCAGAAAAAAGAGGTGCTGGTAGGCATAGTCACGCAGGGGCTGACGATGGCCCACGTGCAGCCCGAACAGATCAACGACGAGTTTTCGCGGCGCGTCTTCACGCTCTACCTCAAGCGGCTGGACGGCGGCAAACGCTTTTTGCTCCAGCCTGATATTGCCCAGCTCAAGCGCTTCGAAACCACCATTGATGATGAAGTAAAGCAGGGCAAGCACGGCTTCCTCGATTTAAGCACCCAGCTCATCAACCAGCGCCAGCAGGAAGTGCAGGTGCTGTACCGCGAGCTGCTGGCGCAGCCATTCGAGTTTACGGCCGCGGAAACCTTTGAAACCGAACCCGATAAACTGCCTTACGCGGCCGACGCCGCCGCCCGGCGGGACCGGTGGCGCCGCCTGCTCAAGTACCAGACCATGCAGCGCCTTTCCGAGCTAATGGACACGCAGAACCGCCAGCAAACCAAGTCGCTGGCGTCGGCTAAGGCCAAGCCGTCGGAGGCTACGCTTTCTACGGCTCCGCGGACCCCGGCCCAGCTGGAAGCTGATGCCCGCAAGCAGGTGCTCAAATACTACGACGAATGGTTTAGCGACCTGCGCCAGGAAGATGAGGCTGACCGGCTCAGCGGGTATACCAACGCCATTGCCAACACCTTCGACCCGCACTCCGAGTACTTCGCACCTAAGGACAAAACCAACTTCGACCTGGCTTTGACTGGCCGCCTGGAAGGAACCGGGGCTCAGCTTAGCGAGAAGGATGGCCAAGTAGTGGTAGCGGCCATTGTAGCGGGCTCAGCCTCCTATCGCCAGGGCGAGCTGAAAGTGGGCGACATTATCCAGCGCGTGGCTCAGGGGGCCGGCGAGCCGGTAGCCGTGGAAGGCCTGCGCATGGATAAAGTGGTGCAGCTGATTCGCGGCCCTAAAGGCTCGGAAGTGCGCCTGACGGTGAAAAAGCCTGATGCCAGCATCAAGGTCATTTCCATCATCCGCGACGTCGTTGTTATCGAGGAAACGTACGCGCAGTCGGCCGTTATCAACGATAAGGGCAAGAAGCTCGGTTACATCATGCTCCCCAGCTTCTACGCCGACTTCAACAACAACGGCGGCCGCAATTCGGCCCAGGACGTGAGCAACGAGTTGGATAAGCTCAAGCAGGCCGGTGTGCAGGGCGTGGTGCTGGATTTGCGCTTCAACGGCGGCGGCTCCTTGCCCGATGCCACCCGAATGGCCGGCCTGTTCATGGCTAGCGGCCCGATGGTGCAGGTAAAAAGCCGCCAAGGCGAAGCCAGCCTCCTCAAGGACCCCGACCCTAAAGTACAGTACGACGGCCCGCTGGTAGTATTGGTGAACCGCTATAGTGCCTCGGCCTCCGAGATTCTGGCTGGTGCTATTCAGGATTACAAGCGCGGCGTGATTATGGGCAATACCACCTACGGCAAAGGCACCGTACAGCGCGTGGTGGAGCTGGATGATATGCTGAACGCGGACTTCAACAAGCTCAAGCCCTTAGGCTCGCTCAAGCTCACGGTGCAGAAATACTACCGCGTAAATGGCTCGTCCACGCAGTTCAAGGGCGTGACGCCGGACATCATGGTGCCGGATGCCTACAGCACCCTGGCCGACGGCGAGCAGGATACCGATTTCCCGCTGCCCTGGGACGAAATTGCGCCCGCACCCTACCAGCCCTGGGCTGCCGCACCACCTATGGCCCGGCTGGCCGGAGCCAGCCAGCAGCGTGTAGGCGCCAACCCGTCCTTCAAGCTGCTCACGGAAACCGTGCAGACGATGGCTCAGCGCCGGAAAAACACCCAGGTTTCGCTGAGCCTGGCCGACTACCGCGCCGAGCAGCAGAAAGCCCAGGCCACCAACGAGAAGCTCAAGCAGCTGCAGCAGCAGGCGCCCACTCTTGCCGTCAGCTCCTCGATCCTGACCCCGGTGGCAGCTGATAGCAGCCGCATCAACCGCTTCCTTAAGCCCTTGCGCAAGGACCTGACGCTGCAGGAAGCCGTAGCCGTGCTGCACGACGAAATGTAG
- a CDS encoding ATP-binding protein, which translates to MKLPYAVLIGFLLAAILVPPPSKAQSPQTPALRYALSQATADTSRVLLLADLSASFRYSRLDSVLLYAEQGLALARRIKYAKGEGRCLARLGMLQGERGNLAQALRLNLQALQLNEASHDLEGTARTLNQIGLLHQALDDHRLALQHYFRAWRIYRQVRTHDTSQLVSVLANIGATYTGAGKLDSAAYFLEKAEAEVMRETPGRWSSWGNPEPYVLRELGLLAAARNQDRQALQFYRRSAQAAVPENDLRSACRAYQYLAELYQGQQQTDSSVYYGRKALSMGQKLPYMVGIAHTSGLLADAFASRQQADSALRYLRLRQRAEDSLYNPLRIKQLDAIALSEVQRQQKVEQEQDAYKVRLYIYALLAGLGGLLLITLLQARHNRQQRRTNAQLQELNTQVTEQKETLTTQRDELSAMLRELKTTQDQLVMRDRMASLGELMAGVAHELQQPVQAVEDLAGVSEQLTGEMRAALQATQLAKEPAETMKDMLDTLRQHQATLRRHGQRASIIVRGMLAHAGRQPSVRQASDLNELAENYLRLTYHDTQAKAPKLEVQLQVDLDEALGPIHMVRHDIGRALINIFLNAFQAVQERSRQSEAGYVPQVLLQTRRTTTGIELRVRDNGLGIPRAAQARVFERFFSTKAPEEAAGLGLALSKEIIEAGHEGTLMVESEPGVYTEVIVWLPTPPTQES; encoded by the coding sequence ATGAAGCTTCCCTATGCCGTCCTGATAGGTTTCCTACTGGCTGCAATCCTGGTTCCACCACCCAGCAAAGCGCAAAGCCCCCAGACGCCGGCGCTTCGCTACGCGCTGTCGCAGGCTACGGCCGATACCAGCCGGGTGCTGCTGCTGGCCGATCTGAGTGCTTCTTTCCGTTACTCCCGTCTCGACTCGGTGCTGTTGTATGCCGAGCAGGGCCTGGCGCTGGCCCGCCGCATCAAATATGCTAAAGGAGAAGGCCGTTGCCTGGCTCGCCTGGGTATGCTGCAGGGGGAGCGAGGAAATCTGGCGCAGGCCCTGCGCCTCAATCTCCAGGCCCTCCAACTCAACGAAGCCAGCCATGACCTGGAAGGCACGGCCCGCACGCTCAACCAGATTGGCCTGCTCCACCAGGCCCTCGACGACCACCGGCTGGCCCTTCAGCACTATTTCCGGGCCTGGCGCATCTACCGTCAGGTGCGCACGCACGATACCTCCCAGCTGGTGAGTGTGCTGGCCAACATTGGGGCCACCTATACCGGGGCGGGTAAGCTGGATTCGGCCGCTTACTTTCTGGAAAAGGCCGAGGCGGAGGTGATGCGGGAAACGCCCGGCCGCTGGAGCAGCTGGGGCAACCCCGAGCCCTACGTGCTGCGGGAACTGGGGCTGCTGGCAGCGGCCCGCAACCAAGACCGACAGGCCCTGCAGTTTTACCGCCGCAGTGCGCAGGCTGCCGTGCCCGAAAACGACCTGCGCAGCGCCTGCCGTGCCTATCAGTACCTGGCTGAGCTTTACCAGGGTCAGCAGCAAACGGATTCCAGCGTGTATTACGGCCGCAAAGCCCTCAGCATGGGGCAGAAGCTGCCGTATATGGTGGGCATTGCGCACACCAGCGGCCTGCTGGCCGATGCCTTTGCCAGCCGGCAGCAGGCCGATAGCGCGCTGCGCTACCTGCGCCTCCGCCAGCGGGCCGAGGACAGCCTTTATAATCCGTTGCGTATCAAACAGCTGGATGCCATTGCCCTGTCGGAGGTGCAGCGCCAGCAAAAGGTGGAGCAGGAGCAGGATGCTTACAAGGTGCGTCTCTACATCTACGCGCTGCTGGCCGGGCTCGGGGGACTACTGCTGATAACCCTGCTGCAGGCCCGCCACAACCGCCAGCAGCGCCGCACCAACGCGCAGCTGCAGGAGCTGAATACCCAGGTTACCGAGCAAAAGGAAACCCTCACCACCCAGCGCGACGAGCTGTCGGCCATGCTGCGGGAGTTGAAGACAACCCAGGACCAGCTGGTGATGCGCGACCGGATGGCTTCCCTGGGCGAGCTGATGGCTGGCGTAGCCCACGAGCTGCAACAGCCAGTGCAGGCCGTCGAAGACCTGGCGGGCGTGAGCGAGCAGCTAACCGGCGAAATGCGGGCGGCGCTACAGGCCACCCAGCTGGCCAAGGAGCCTGCGGAAACGATGAAGGACATGCTGGATACCCTGCGCCAGCACCAGGCCACCCTGCGCCGCCACGGGCAGCGGGCCAGCATTATCGTGCGCGGCATGCTGGCTCACGCCGGCCGGCAGCCCAGTGTGCGCCAGGCCTCGGACCTGAACGAGTTGGCCGAAAACTACCTGCGCCTGACTTACCACGATACCCAGGCCAAAGCCCCTAAGCTGGAAGTGCAGCTGCAGGTAGACCTGGATGAAGCCCTGGGCCCGATACACATGGTGCGCCACGACATCGGGCGGGCCCTGATCAATATTTTCCTCAACGCCTTTCAGGCCGTGCAGGAACGCAGCCGGCAGTCCGAAGCCGGGTACGTGCCGCAAGTGCTTCTGCAAACCCGCCGCACCACCACCGGTATAGAGCTGCGGGTGCGCGACAATGGCCTAGGGATTCCCAGGGCTGCGCAGGCCCGGGTATTCGAGCGGTTCTTTTCTACGAAAGCTCCCGAGGAAGCTGCGGGCCTGGGCCTGGCTCTGAGCAAGGAAATCATTGAAGCAGGCCACGAAGGCACCCTCATGGTGGAAAGCGAGCCGGGCGTGTACACGGAGGTGATAGTCTGGCTGCCGACGCCGCCCACCCAAGAAAGCTAA
- a CDS encoding enoyl-ACP reductase, whose translation MPNLLAGKVGIISGALDERSIAWKVAQKAYAEGARFVLTNAPLAMRMGEINKLSEECEAPIIPADATSMEDLEKLFSGTQEHFGGKIDFVLHSIGMSTNIRKGKHYGELNYEWYQKTLDVSALSLHRMLAVAEKQDAFNEWGSVVALSYIAAQRAFLDYTDMSQAKAVLESIARSYGQRLGKLKKVRVNTISQSPTKTSAGTGISGFDAFYEYAERMSPLGNAPAEACADYCVSLFSDLTRYVTMQNLMHDGGFSTTGISEEMVELLTNSKA comes from the coding sequence ATGCCAAACCTGCTCGCTGGTAAAGTCGGTATCATTTCCGGCGCCCTTGATGAACGTTCTATTGCCTGGAAAGTAGCGCAGAAAGCCTACGCCGAGGGCGCCCGCTTCGTGCTAACTAACGCCCCGCTGGCCATGCGCATGGGCGAAATCAACAAGCTGTCGGAGGAGTGCGAGGCGCCCATCATTCCGGCCGATGCTACTTCCATGGAAGACCTGGAAAAGCTGTTCAGCGGTACGCAGGAGCACTTTGGCGGTAAAATTGACTTCGTGCTGCACAGCATTGGCATGAGCACCAACATCCGCAAGGGCAAGCACTACGGCGAGCTGAACTACGAGTGGTACCAGAAAACGCTGGACGTGTCGGCCCTGTCGCTGCACCGCATGCTGGCCGTGGCCGAAAAGCAGGACGCCTTCAACGAGTGGGGCTCGGTGGTAGCTCTGAGCTACATTGCCGCCCAGCGCGCTTTCCTCGACTATACCGATATGTCGCAGGCCAAAGCCGTACTCGAAAGCATTGCCCGCAGCTACGGCCAGCGCCTGGGCAAGCTCAAGAAAGTGCGCGTGAACACCATTTCGCAGTCACCCACCAAAACGTCAGCCGGTACCGGCATCAGCGGCTTCGATGCGTTCTACGAGTACGCCGAGCGTATGTCACCGCTCGGCAACGCGCCCGCCGAAGCCTGCGCTGATTACTGCGTGAGTTTGTTCTCGGACCTGACGCGCTACGTGACCATGCAGAACCTCATGCACGACGGCGGCTTCAGCACTACCGGTATTTCGGAGGAAATGGTAGAGCTGCTCACGAATAGCAAGGCTTAG